In the Acomys russatus chromosome 11, mAcoRus1.1, whole genome shotgun sequence genome, one interval contains:
- the Ppil1 gene encoding peptidyl-prolyl cis-trans isomerase-like 1, with amino-acid sequence MAAIPPDTWQPPNVYLETSMGIIVLELYWKHAPKTCKNFAELARRGYYNGTKFHRIIKDFMIQGGDPTGTGRGGASIYGKQFEDELHPDLKFTGAGILAMANAGPDTNGSQFFVTLAPTQWLDGKHTIFGRVCQGIGMVNRVGMVETNSQDRPVDDVKILKAYPSG; translated from the exons ATGGCGGCGATTCCCCCTGACACCTGGCAGCCGCCCAACGTCTACCTGGAGACTAG CATGGGGATCATAGTGCTGGAGCTGTACTGGAAGCACGCGCCCAAGACCTGCAAGAACTTTGCGGAGCTGGCTCGGCGGGGCTACTACAACGGCACCAAGTTCCACAGGATCATCAAGGACTTCATGATCCAAGGCGGTGACCCGACAGGGACAG GTCGAGGTGGCGCATCTATCTACGGCAAACAGTTTGAAGATGAACTTCATCCGGACCTGAAGTTCACTG GGGCTGGGATTCTCGCAATGGCCAATGCAGGACCAGATACCAACGGCAGCCAGTTCTTTGTGACCCTGGCCCCTACCCAGTGGCTGGATGGCAAACATACCATTTTTGGCCGAGTGTGCCAGGGTATAGGAATGGTGAATCGAGTGGGCATGGTAGAAACAAACTCGCAGGACCGTCCTGTGGATGACGTGAAGATCCTTAAGGCATACCCTTCTGGGTAG